One Brassica oleracea var. oleracea cultivar TO1000 chromosome C7, BOL, whole genome shotgun sequence genomic window carries:
- the LOC106303793 gene encoding cation/H(+) antiporter 17, which yields MGTNDATCSGPMKATSNGVFQGENPLHYALPLLILQICIVLFLTRVLAFLFRPLRQPRVIAEIVGGILLGPSALGKSSKFLSTVFPTKSLTVLETLANLGLLFFLFLVGLELDPKSLKRTGKKALSIALAGITLPFIFGIGTSFALRSSIADGVSKAPFLVFMGVALSITAFPVLARILAEIKLLTTDIGKIALSAAAVNDVAAWILLALAVALSGDGSSPLTSLWVFLAGCGFVVFCIFAVQPGMQWLAKRCPEGEPVKEHYVCLTLGVVLAASFVTDLIGIHALFGAFVIGVIFPKEGHFASSLVEKVEDLVSGLFLPLYFVSSGLKTDVATIQGAQSWGLLVLVIFNACFGKIVGTVVVSLYCKVPLDESLALGFLMNTKGLVELIVLNIGRDRGVLNDQVFAIMVLMAIVTTFMTTPLVLAVHKPGKSLTKGEYNNRTVEDTNQSNKPLCLMFCFQSIMNIPTIVNLIEASRGTNRKESLSVYAMHLMELSERSSAILMAHKVRRNGLPFWNKDKTGNSSDMVVVAFEAFQRLSRVSVRPMTAISAMATIHEDICRSAESKRTAMVILPFHKHVRLDRTWETTRNDYRLINKKVMEEAPCSVAILVDRGLGGATRVASSDFTLVITVLFFGGNDDREALAFAVRMAEHPGISLTVIRFIPSEEFKPENVKLEITEDQAGSCSGETKLTDIEAITELKAKVKEQESSRSDSDIESKIIYEDKIVRCHDEICEVIKECSRSNLFLVGKSPEGSVASGLNVVRSDTPELGPVGNLLTSSEIVSTSASVLVVQQYVASCDSPAVGVLKRTTKGVLPVEDFKSP from the exons GGTGGAATATTACTTGGGCCATCAGCTCTTGGGAAGAGCTCAAAGTTTCTCAGTACTGTTTTTCCAACAAAGAGCCTAACGGTGTTAGAAACACTTGCAAACCTAGGACTCCTCTTCTTCCTCTTCCTCGTTGGTCTCGAGCTTGATCCCAAATCCCTCAAGCGAACAGGAAAGAAAGCTCTCTCCATCGCTCTAGCCGGAATCACTCTCCCCTTCATCTTTGGCATCGGGACTTCGTTTGCTCTCCGTAGCTCCATCGCTGATGGTGTTAGCAAAGCTCCTTTCCTTGTCTTCATGGGCGTTGCTCTCTCCATCACAGCTTTTCCCGTTTTGGCTCGTATCCTCGCTGAGATCAAGCTTCTTACAACTGATATCGGAAAGATTGCTTTGTCCGCGGCTGCGGTTAATGACGTGGCAGCTTGGATCCTACTTGCTCTAGCGGTGGCTCTCTCCGGCGACGGGAGCTCTCCTTTAACATCTCTATGGGTGTTTCTTGCGGGTTGCGGTTTTGTCGTGTTCTGTATATTTGCCGTGCAGCCAGGGATGCAGTGGCTTGCAAAACGTTGTCCTGAAGGAGAACCGGTTAAAGAACATTACGTGTGCCTCACGTTAGGTGTTGTTCTTGCTGCTAGCTTCGTGACGGACCTTATTGGGATTCACGCGCTGTTCGGTGCGTTTGTGATCGGTGTTATCTTTCCTAAAGAAGGTCATTTCGCGAGTTCTTTGGTTGAGAAAGTTGAGGATCTCGTGTCAGGTCTTTTCTTGCCGCTTTACTTCGTCTCCAGTGGTTTGAAGACAGATGTGGCGACCATACAAGGAGCTCAGTCTTGGGGACTATTGGTTTTGGTTATCTTTAATGCTTGTTTTGGTAAGATTGTCGGCACGGTGGTGGTTTCTCTTTACTGCAAAGTTCCTCTTGACGAGTCATTAGCACTAGGTTTCTTGATGAACACGAAAGGTCTTGTTGAGCTCATTGTCCTCAACATTGGTAGAGACAGAGGG GTTTTGAACGATCAAGTTTTTGCTATAATGGTTCTAATGGCTATAGTCACCACGTTCATGACGACTCCTCTAGTTTTAGCAGTTCATAAACCGGGAAAATCCTTAACCAAAGGGGAGTACAATAACCGAACGGTCGAGGACACAAACCAGTCTAACAAACCGCTTTGTCTTATGTTCTGTTTCCAGAGTATAATGAACATTCCCACGATAGTCAACCTCATAGAAGCATCACGAGGCACGAACCGTAAAGAAAGTCTATCAGTCTACGCCATGCATCTCATGGAGCTCTCGGAGAGATCATCAGCTATACTAATGGCACATAAGGTCAGAAGAAACGGTCTCCCTTTCTGGAACAAGGACAAAACCGGGAACTCTTCCGACATGGTGGTGGTCGCATTCGAGGCTTTCCAGAGACTCAGCCGTGTCTCAGTGCGTCCAATGACAGCAATCTCAGCTATGGCGACTATACATGAAGATATATGCCGAAGCGCTGAAAGCAAACGCACCGCCATGGTGATTCTTCCGTTTCATAAGCACGTTAGGCTTGACAGAACGTGGGAGACGACAAGGAACGACTACCGTTTGATTAACAAGAAGGTTATGGAGGAAGCTCCATGTTCTGTCGCGATTCTTGTTGATCGTGGCCTTGGTGGTGCGACACGAGTCGCGTCCAGTGATTTCACGTTAGTGATAACGGTTTTGTTTTTTGGAGGGAATGATGATCGCGAGGCGTTAGCGTTTGCGGTGCGGATGGCGGAACATCCTGGTATAAGCCTAACCGTGATTCGGTTTATTCCTAGTGAGGAGTTTAAACCGGAAAACGTGAAGCTGGAGATAACCGAAGATCAAGCCGGTTCATGTTCAGGGGAAACTAAGTTGACTGATATAGAAGCTATAACCGAACTTAAAGCAAAGGTTAAAGAACAAGAAAGCTCTCGTTCTGATTCAGACATCGAATCTAAGATCATTTACGAAGATAAAATCGTGAGATGCCACGATGAAATTTGCGAGGTTATAAAAGAATGTTCAAGAAGCAATCTTTTCTTGGTGGGGAAGTCACCGGAAGGTTCGGTGGCGTCGGGGTTAAACGTGGTAAGAAGCGACACGCCGGAGCTTGGGCCTGTCGGGAATTTATTAACTTCAAGTGAAATTGTTTCCACGTCCGCGTCGGTGTTGGTGGTGCAACAGTATGTAGCAAGTTGTGATTCTCCGGCTGTGGGAGTTCTGAAGAGGACCACGAAAGGAGTGTTGCCGGTTGAGGATTTCAAGAGTCCTTAG